AAAAGTTCACCCCTGGTAACAACAGAGCTTGTAGGTGAAAAAAGTGAGAAGACAATCGAAGAGATTTGTGCCTATTTAATGAAGGATGATATTTTCATCATTGGCATTTATGGAATGAGGGGGATTGGGAAGACAGCCATTTTAATGCATGTCCATAATAGAATACTAGAGAATCCTGCCTTCAATGATGTATTCTGGATTACTGTACCTCGTAAGTTTAGCGTGTACGAACTACAAGACGAGATTGCCAATGCAGTCGGACTAGAAAATCTCTCAAAAGATAAGGATGTGAAGAGGAGGGCGTGCACATTGAATAGGTATATGAAGGAGAAGAGAGCTGTCTTAATTTTAGATGACCTGTGGATGCATTTCAAGATTGAGGATGTGGGAATTCCAATTGAAGGTGCCCTTAAGCTGGTATTGACAACTCAATCACTAGATGTGTGTCATAAGATGCTCTGCCaagagaatataaaaataaatcttcTAGATTCGTTAGATAGGTGGAGCTTATTTGAAGAGAAACTTCATTTTGGGGGAGCACTTCctttaaaaattgaagaaattgctTATTCCATTGTGAATGAGTGTGGGGGTTTGCCACTTGGGATCATTGAGATTGCAACTAGCATGAGGGGAATATGGGAAGTGCACAAATGGAAAGGCATGTTGCAGAAATTAATAGACTTGAACGTGGAACTTGATGTTTTCAAGAGATTGAAACTCAGTTACATGAATTTGGGTGATTCTCAAGTGCAACAATGTTTCTtgcatttattattttgttttaaatttcaaggatttCATCCAAATAATACAAAGTTGATAGAGTCATTCATAGATGAGGGCTTGCTAGGTGGAATTGGCAACCGGCAAGAATTGCATGACCAGGGTTACTCCGTATTGGACAAATTAAGAAATAGTTGCCTATGGGATGatactaaagaagaagaagagtattCAATTCCACACACATTGATGAGAGGCATGGCATTGCATATAGTGAAAAGCACTACTCACATGGTCAAGGCCTATATGGGATTGAAAGAAATTCCAGAGGAAGAATTCTGGACCTATCATCTAGAGAAAGTCTTTTTACAAggtaactatataaaagaaatcCCATACGGCATATCGCCAAATTGCCCTCAACTTACGAGGCTATCCTTAAATGACAATGTCTCTTTGGAAGCCATCCATGAATCTTTCTTCAAGCATCTGAAGGGGTTAAAGGTTCTAGATCTCAGCAACACCGCAATCACAAAATTACCGGACCCTATCACTCATCTCGAGAGCTTGGAAGCACTGTTACTTCGAGAGTGtgagaaattatattttataccTAGTGTACGAAAGTTGGGATCCCTTAAAAAGTTGGACCTAAATGGGTGTGCAATGCTTGAAGAAGTGCCAGAGGGGATGGAGATGTTGGTAAAATTGACCTACCTCGACCTAGTTCACACAATGATCAAGACGTTACCAGAAGGAGTGTTGCGGAATATGGTGAACTTGCAATATCTTGCGAGTCAACTGTTGAGGGTAGGGGAAGaggcaaaattaaaaagggtgGAAATACTCTATTGCGCTGCTCCAAATGTTGAAGCATTGAATGCATGGGTGAGGTTTCTCGAGCAAAACAGCTCCCGATGTTATCAACTGGAGTTGAATGTATCTACATACGACCCCTTTAGGCATCCTAGGAAGAGGAGTATAATAATCAAAAGTTGCCATAGTATTGCAGCAATGGTAGACAGAGAAATTAGTGGGGATGGCCATGCTCTACTTCCGAAAAATGTGGAAGTGCTAAAAGTTGGACAATGCGGTGGGCTGACTAGCTTGTGCAAGGTAGGCCCATTGGAGAATCTAAAGGAGCTGGAGATAGAGGGATGGGAGAAGTTGGAGGAGTTGGGTGCTGTCCACTTCCCTAACCTACAAAAACTGAAGATCATTAGGTGTTCCAAATTAAAGCATCCCTTTGAGGAGATGCAGGGGCTTCCATGCCTACAATGGTTTGAAATCAGGGACTTGGAGGAACTAGAGGGGATTAATATAGTGGTACCtagtctcaattttttttttgtggaaaagtGTCCTAAAATGAAGAGAGTGGTGGAATGGGAGTGGCTGGCCACTTGCCTTCCAAATCTGAACCTCATTAGCATATATGATTGCGAGAAATTAGAGGAGATAATAGGTGGGCCAGTGCCAAGTGGTGCCACTTGTCTTATTACAATGTTAACAATAATTGGATGCAACAATATGAGGGTGCTGCTGACGCATGACATGTTGCTCCACCTCCCTCTCCTTCAAAATATTATAGTCGAAAAATGCAACGGAGTAGAAGTGATAATAGGCCATGTTCCCAACATGACGCACTCCTCCATCTCGAACTTACCATCCCTATCTTTAGATAATCTTCCGGAGCTGAACAACATATGTGATGGGACCATGAGTTGTATTTCAATCCGATATATTGATATATCAAAATGTCCGAAGCTGAAGAGGATTTCTCTGCAGCTGCCCCAACATGGCAATGGCCTCCCTACTCCTCCCCGCTCTCTTGGAAGGATTTTGATAGATCAGCAAACGTGGGACTCACTGGAGTGGGACCATCCCCTTGCTCGTTCTTCACTTCAACACTTAGTCCACTTTCATGGTAAGTCCCCCCAattttacatttcttttataCTAACTGATAAAATTCCGTAGTACggtaaaattcatttttttcccaaactttAGATGAACTGTTAGGCCTAATCCGTATGACTTTTCTTTCAACTGGAAAGTCTATCAAAATGGTTATCTAATTATTGAAACTTGGGTAAAGCGAAAACTcacttcaatttcaaagaatatTACTAGCAACAGTGCTTGCTCTTTTTCTCCTATTGTACCTTAAAAGTACTACACTTCTTCATATTGGTGAATTATGACATTCTAAAAGTGCCAAAATATGCGgtcaattcttcttcttcttttttgcccttTATATGAATTGGGTCAATTCTTAAGTTCTACTTTATGAATTGATAGAGTTTTTTGGACCTAATTAAGTCCTTAAACTGCTTCATTTGAGGTTTCGTCCAAATCTCGAGATCTCTCAGATGTAAAACACTAGAGGGTATTTCCTTTGAccagagaagaaaaatatatgatgGGACCCAATCGTGGGTAGCTGCACTGCATTAAAATCTCTCTTTCATCGCCAAGGTTGAGGGTTCGAAACTTGCCGTTGCTGAAGCGTTGTAAGTCAGGGGCCATAATATTAGGGTCTTGTGCTAGTCTCCCCCGAGGTATAGGAGTCAGGCTCGACATCACCACCAAGCGCGGCGAGTCGGAACTCCAACGTCCGAATTTGGTCCACATACGTACAGCTTTGCGTATCTCTTCAAGGCTTCACACGGCTTCGCACGGCTTCtccaggttttttttttttttttcacgcgGCTTCCTTCTGCAGCTCGTACGTGTAGCAGTCACTttcataaaagaagaaaacctaCACCTTTTGTGTGTATGAGTgtggcccaaggtcaaaagtttgaccttgggccccaccacaTCAACAAACCAACGCCTACAAGAATTTTACTTCTGCAAAAGGGAATTTCCTCTTCTTATCTCTTCCAACGAAGTCATCTTTGTCcttaaaagataaacaaaaatataaaatcaagtGTGCCTCTTTTGTCTTGTAGTGGTAAATCACATCCTCCTTACTTCTTTGCTTATTTTGCACATCCAAAAGAATGTCCAATAAGAAGAAAGATTTTTTCATCCGATTTGTAATCCATTTGGGAAAATCTTTATTGACAAATTcggtttaacaaatcgttatccgaattcaaactcgagacattaatttaacaattctccacattGTCTTGATGTTTGAAACCAAGTTATAGTATTCATCATTTATATTGCTCTCCCAACGCCCTGACAGACACTCACTCCACAGAtgccaatagagctcaagcagagCTTGAGTTTCACCAAAGGAACGACTTAGTCATCATATCTGCCAAGTTATCTGCTGTAGTAATGTTTTTGacaataacattacccttagTTAAGACATCTTGAATGAAGTGGTACTTGATGTTGATAAACTTCATTCGCTCGTGATAAACTAgattatatgccaaatatatCACACATTGGTTATCATAGTGTATGtccacacttttctgttctaacccaaattccgagagcaaactttgtaaccatatcgcctctTTCGCTACAAaagttagtgccatgtactctgcCTCAATTAAAGACAAGGTAATGTGATCTTGAAAGGAcgttttccaactaactgcaccacccaCTAGCATAAAACGTACCCTGCTAAAGACCCgtgatcatccaagtcaccggcgTGATCTGAATCCACAAAACTAGTGGTGTCAGTACCATTGATGTCCCTTTGATACACTATACCCACATATGTTGTCCCCTTCAAACTGAGGATTTATTTCACAACTTCTCCATAAGTTTTATCAAGACGCTTCATATAGcgactaaccacgctcacagcttgtgaaatatcaggcgtagtgcacaccatagcatacataatactactcacgacactagaataaggaacacgagATATATGTTCCTCCTCATCCTCAGTttgcggtgataatttatctgaaaattTAAAGTGTTTCGCTAAATGTGTACTTACAAATTTTGCTAACTGCATATTAAAGCACGCCACaattttctcaatatatttcttttaagatAGACGTAAAACTTCTACAGCTctgtcacgcaaaatctccatacccaatattttctttgcagcacataaatctttcatctcaaattcaacatttaattgttttttcaGCACATtaatatcagacatattcttagctgctatcagcatatcatcaacatataagagtaaataaatcaaagaaccattctccaattTCCTATAGTTTATGTAGCTAtccatctgattttttttttaatagtcttgactagccatgaaagtatCAAAACATTTATACCACTTCCTAGGAGACTGTTTCAGCCCATACATAGATTTTTTCAACCAGCAAgcatgatcttccttacctgGAATAACAAATCCCTCTGGTTTCCTTATATAaatctgctcctccaactcaTAGTGAAGAAACACAATTTTCACATCTAGTAGCTCTAACTCGAGATTCtgcgaagcaactaaggcaagtaaaacacgaataggAGTATCCATatgagataacacatcattaTAGTAAATGCCCTCATGCTATGTATACCCACTTCGCCGCAAGTCTCGCACTATACCTTGCTGCCTCAATACCGGGAATGTCCTCTTTCCATTTGATCTCCATTCACTTTGggctcttgggtactttgaccagctcccatgtctgatttcgatggagtgattccatctcttcactcatagctcCTAGCCACTGCAATgactccgaactagccatcACCTCGGAGTAAGACGAAAGCTCATCTCTCTCCATCTTATCACCTACAAttaatgcataagcaatatttgtataaccataacgtaccagtgatttaatttgccttctttgTCTATTGGCAGCTATAGTGTGTTGCGGCTTTactggttgttcactatcaccgacttcAGGAATTGTGGTCTCATATGCAGTCTTAACTTCATTTACCTTTGAGGACTCTCTAGTCTCCACCTGAAGgtccacctcactaatgacaccataATCTATCTTTTCTGCTAGTTGTATCTTAGAACTCCTCTATTGAAGTATTGCAGTCTCGTCGAAAATCACATCTCTGTTCATTGAAAAACCAGGTGATCTGGGATTAGTGCACCACGGCCAGTAGCATTTTACCTCATGTGCATAACCtggaaatatgcacttcttcgccctcaactcaagcttaccatcactcccATGAGCATATGCTGAACATCCGAATATACGTAATCTGGAATAATGAATAGGTTTCCCCAACTatacttcctcaggagtcttccactcaaTAGTAGATGATGAAGATCGATTAACTAGGTAACGTACTATGAATACTGCTCCTACCTAAAATTCATTGTCAAGTCCTACATGTGAAAGCATGGATCGAGCTCGCTGAAGCAAAGTTCTGTTCTTCTGTTCTGCCACATCATTCTGTTGTGGTATCCTAGATACTGTACAATATCtcacaataccttctttcttgcataactcagtaaaatctttaccatagaattccatgccattatcaattttcaggcacttgatttgtttatctgactgcttctcaattaatgtcttaaattttttgaaccgatcaaacacaTCTGACTGCTTCTCCTCCCCcttttcataaatatatttggatAAATCAGCGGACGTGGGAGTCGCTGGAGTGGGATGATCCTCGGGCCTGTTCTTCACTTCAACACTTGGTCAAATTTTATGGTAAGTCACCCACAAATTTTACTTATCACTTATCCTCTCCATCTCCCACTGCACAGTAAattcccttctctcttttttttttctt
Above is a window of Eucalyptus grandis isolate ANBG69807.140 chromosome 9, ASM1654582v1, whole genome shotgun sequence DNA encoding:
- the LOC104420159 gene encoding probable disease resistance protein At4g27220: MPKEKDSFREYVEFLQNKKWKCNFCNKEYGGSVTRIKAHLAGVGGYGIHGCNVVNSEVRSEAQKALKGKGPVESRNGPEGNALGSSYSRFISSSITQGPHQPVTVSDEDACRETSFTAMLNPSFDVISAVGIGSSASIPLHETNVPSQSLLAQNMISQRDFSSYTQHPQSQVGYSIRPWNLSYPSSSRDLASEALINMPGPVNAEDGEPNTEVPQDVRTDDALVHSRPSSCGLVDQNTPTWKRKLEELSNREADMDELEAWCRKAERIKGEYWSMVQAYREGRSLAPQQIKRVDDFSKEVEDILGHCGFRKGSTTHATGCRKSSPLVTTELVGEKSEKTIEEICAYLMKDDIFIIGIYGMRGIGKTAILMHVHNRILENPAFNDVFWITVPRKFSVYELQDEIANAVGLENLSKDKDVKRRACTLNRYMKEKRAVLILDDLWMHFKIEDVGIPIEGALKLVLTTQSLDVCHKMLCQENIKINLLDSLDRWSLFEEKLHFGGALPLKIEEIAYSIVNECGGLPLGIIEIATSMRGIWEVHKWKGMLQKLIDLNVELDVFKRLKLSYMNLGDSQVQQCFLHLLFCFKFQGFHPNNTKLIESFIDEGLLGGIGNRQELHDQGYSVLDKLRNSCLWDDTKEEEEYSIPHTLMRGMALHIVKSTTHMVKAYMGLKEIPEEEFWTYHLEKVFLQGNYIKEIPYGISPNCPQLTRLSLNDNVSLEAIHESFFKHLKGLKVLDLSNTAITKLPDPITHLESLEALLLRECEKLYFIPSVRKLGSLKKLDLNGCAMLEEVPEGMEMLVKLTYLDLVHTMIKTLPEGVLRNMVNLQYLASQLLRVGEEAKLKRVEILYCAAPNVEALNAWVRFLEQNSSRCYQLELNVSTYDPFRHPRKRSIIIKSCHSIAAMVDREISGDGHALLPKNVEVLKVGQCGGLTSLCKVGPLENLKELEIEGWEKLEELGAVHFPNLQKLKIIRCSKLKHPFEEMQGLPCLQWFEIRDLEELEGINIVVPSLNFFFVEKCPKMKRVVEWEWLATCLPNLNLISIYDCEKLEEIIGGPVPSGATCLITMLTIIGCNNMRVLLTHDMLLHLPLLQNIIVEKCNGVEVIIGHVPNMTHSSISNLPSLSLDNLPELNNICDGTMSCISIRYIDISKCPKLKRISLQLPQHGNGLPTPPRSLGRILIDQQTWDSLEWDHPLARSSLQHLVHFHADVGVAGVG